One Glycine max cultivar Williams 82 chromosome 4, Glycine_max_v4.0, whole genome shotgun sequence DNA segment encodes these proteins:
- the LOC100801331 gene encoding photosynthetic NDH subunit of subcomplex B 4, chloroplastic, translating to MAEAIMGFTPFKSHTLSSCLQTNKFQVNQSSRLPKQHSNSSLINRPWQVLEGKSKKRGSLCKVNGLPDWPLMAIIVEQMEGQRDLITEKTVSHLSDQAIKNVYSWYIMFTVWGCLFFGAMKDPYYDSETYRGDGGDGTGNWIYEKQDAMEAEAREALWREELIEEIEQKVEGLRELEEAGKKN from the exons ATGGCTGAAGCAATTATGGGTTTCACCCCTTTCAAATCACACACTCTTAGCTCATGTCTACaaacaaacaagtttcaagTGAACCAGTCTTCAAGATTG CCAAAGCAACATTCAAACTCTAGTCTTATCAACAGACCGTGGCAG GTCTTAGAGGGCAAGAGCAAAAAAAGAGGATCTTTGTGTAAAGTGAATGGCTTGCCAGATTGGCCACTGATGGCCATTATAGTAGAGCAAATGGAAGGGCAGAGAGATTTGATCACTGAGAAAACAGTTTCCCATCTTAGTGATCAGGcaataaaaaatgttt ACTCTTGGTACATAATGTTCACCGTTTGGGGGTGCTTATTCTTTGGTGCCATGAAG gATCCATATTACGACTCAGAAACATATAGGGGAGATGGAGGAGATGGAACTGGCAACTGGATTTatgaaaag CAAGATGCTATGGAAGCAGAAGCCAGAGAAGCTCTGTGGCGGGAGGAGTTGATTGAGGAGATAGAACAAAAGGTTGAAGGGTTGAGAGAACTTGAAGAGGCTGGCAAGAAGAACTAG